In Citrus sinensis cultivar Valencia sweet orange chromosome 2, DVS_A1.0, whole genome shotgun sequence, a single genomic region encodes these proteins:
- the LOC102616741 gene encoding probable plastidic glucose transporter 1 isoform X4 yields the protein MRVATVLHHPVRPVPSYRSTLFTPSPPKMKTLRFSFSHRSTKFKVLAAKKQLPELRSWKQKQDGENLLSRDQKAEAGFDLGWLPAFPHVLIASMSNFLFGYHIGVMNGPIVSIAKELGFEGNPILEGLVVSIFIAGAFVGSISSGSLADKLGCRRTFQIDTIPLILGAIISAQAHSLDEMLWGRFLVGLGIGVNTVLVPIYISEVAPTKYRGSLGTLCQVGTCLGIITSLFLGIPAEDDPHWWRTMLYIASLPGFILALGMQFTVESPRWLCKGGMLNDAKAVIANLWGESEINKAIEEFQLVIKKDGSDLDSQWSELLEEPHSRDGALASLLVGVTNFAGALCASYLMDKEGRQKLLIGSYLGMAISMLLVVGAISLPLDEDFSHNLSILGTLFYIFMFAIGAGPVTGLVIPEISSNRTRGKIMGFSFSVHWSLPFAGKFSRIRKEKVCNFLVGLFFLDLVETFGVAPVYAGFGGVSLLSALFAYYFIVETKGRSLEEIEMSLNANSTPGNK from the exons ATGCGTGTGGCTACCGTACTTCATCATCCTGTTCGTCCGGTTCCGTCGTACCGGTCGACTCTCTTCACACCTTCCCCTCCCAAAATGAAAACGCTGCGTTTTAGCTTTTCGCATCGGTCGACTAAGTTCAAAGTTTTGGCAGCAAAGAAGCAACTTCCCGAGTTACGGAGTTGGAAGCAAAAGCAAG ATGgtgaaaatttgttatcacGTGATCAGAAGGCTGAAGCAGGCTTTGATTTGGGATGGTTACCTGCTTTTCCTCACGTATTAATTGCTTCAATGTCCAATTTTCTCTTTGGTTATCACATAGG GGTAATGAATGGTCCTATTGTTTCAATTGCCAAAGAGCTTGGTTTTGAAGGAAATCCTATTCTTGAGGGGCTTGTGGTGAGCATTTTTATAGCGGGTGCATTTGTTGGAAGCATAAGCTCAGGTTCTCTTGCAGATAAGCTCGGTTGTCGCCGCACTTTCCAGATTGACACCATACCATTGATTCTTGGTGCAATCATAAG TGCACAAGCCCACTCCTTGGATGAAATGCTTTGGGGAAGATTTCTTGTTGGCCTTGGTATTGGTGTAAACACTGTTCTGGTTCCAATTTATATTTCTGAG GTTGCTCCAACAAAATACAGGGGGTCACTTGGAACCTTGTGTCAGGTTGGTACATGCCTTGGGATTATTACTTCTCTGTTTCTGGGAATACCCGCAGAAGATGATCCACATTG GTGGAGGACAATGCTGTATATCGCAAGTCTTCCTGGTTTTATTCTTGCACTCGGTATGCAGTTCACTGTGGAAAGTCCCCGCTGGCTATGTAAA GGAGGGATGTTGAATGATGCCAAAGCTGTTATTGCCAACCTTTGGGGAGAATCTGAAATCAACAAAGCAATTGAAGAATTTCAGTTAGTCATCAAGAAGGATGGTAGTGATTTGGACAGCCAATGGTCGGAACTCCTTGAGGAACCACACTCTAGAG ATGGTGCTCTGGCAAGCTTGTTGGTTGGAGTTACAAACTTTGCAG GTGCACTCTGTGCATCGTACTTAATGGATAAGGAAGGAAGGCAGAAGCTTCTAATTGGAAGTTACTTGGGAATG GCAATTTCAATGTTACTCGTAGTGGGTGCTATCAGTTTACCATTAGATGAAGATTTCAGCCACAACTTATCAATTCTTGGAACTCTCTT TTACATTTTCATGTTTGCAATTGGAGCTGGCCCAGTAACTGGTCTTGTTATACCAGAGATCAGCAGCAACAGGACTCGTGGGAAGATCATGGGCTTTAGTTTCTCTGTTCACTGG TCTCTACCTTTTGCTGGAAAATTTAGTAGgatcagaaaagaaaag GTTTGTAATTTCTTGGTGGGTCTATTCTTCCTTGACTTAGTGGAGACATTTGGAGTTGCTCCAGTTTATGCTGGTTTTGGTGGTGTCTCCCTATTGTCAGCATTGTTTGCTTATTACTTCATAGTAGAAACCAAGGGACGCTCCCTTGAAGAAATAGAAATGTCTCTAAACGCCAATTCTACGCCTGGGAACAAGTGA
- the LOC102616741 gene encoding probable plastidic glucose transporter 1 isoform X3, whose product MRVATVLHHPVRPVPSYRSTLFTPSPPKMKTLRFSFSHRSTKFKVLAAKKQLPELRSWKQKQDGENLLSRDQKAEAGFDLGWLPAFPHVLIASMSNFLFGYHIGVMNGPIVSIAKELGFEGNPILEGLVVSIFIAGAFVGSISSGSLADKLGCRRTFQIDTIPLILGAIISAQAHSLDEMLWGRFLVGLGIGVNTVLVPIYISEVAPTKYRGSLGTLCQVGTCLGIITSLFLGIPAEDDPHWWRTMLYIASLPGFILALGMQFTVESPRWLCKGGMLNDAKAVIANLWGESEINKAIEEFQLVIKKDGSDLDSQWSELLEEPHSRVALIGDGALASLLVGVTNFAGALCASYLMDKEGRQKLLIGSYLGMAISMLLVVGAISLPLDEDFSHNLSILGTLFYIFMFAIGAGPVTGLVIPEISSNRTRGKIMGFSFSVHWSLPFAGKFSRIRKEKVCNFLVGLFFLDLVETFGVAPVYAGFGGVSLLSALFAYYFIVETKGRSLEEIEMSLNANSTPGNK is encoded by the exons ATGCGTGTGGCTACCGTACTTCATCATCCTGTTCGTCCGGTTCCGTCGTACCGGTCGACTCTCTTCACACCTTCCCCTCCCAAAATGAAAACGCTGCGTTTTAGCTTTTCGCATCGGTCGACTAAGTTCAAAGTTTTGGCAGCAAAGAAGCAACTTCCCGAGTTACGGAGTTGGAAGCAAAAGCAAG ATGgtgaaaatttgttatcacGTGATCAGAAGGCTGAAGCAGGCTTTGATTTGGGATGGTTACCTGCTTTTCCTCACGTATTAATTGCTTCAATGTCCAATTTTCTCTTTGGTTATCACATAGG GGTAATGAATGGTCCTATTGTTTCAATTGCCAAAGAGCTTGGTTTTGAAGGAAATCCTATTCTTGAGGGGCTTGTGGTGAGCATTTTTATAGCGGGTGCATTTGTTGGAAGCATAAGCTCAGGTTCTCTTGCAGATAAGCTCGGTTGTCGCCGCACTTTCCAGATTGACACCATACCATTGATTCTTGGTGCAATCATAAG TGCACAAGCCCACTCCTTGGATGAAATGCTTTGGGGAAGATTTCTTGTTGGCCTTGGTATTGGTGTAAACACTGTTCTGGTTCCAATTTATATTTCTGAG GTTGCTCCAACAAAATACAGGGGGTCACTTGGAACCTTGTGTCAGGTTGGTACATGCCTTGGGATTATTACTTCTCTGTTTCTGGGAATACCCGCAGAAGATGATCCACATTG GTGGAGGACAATGCTGTATATCGCAAGTCTTCCTGGTTTTATTCTTGCACTCGGTATGCAGTTCACTGTGGAAAGTCCCCGCTGGCTATGTAAA GGAGGGATGTTGAATGATGCCAAAGCTGTTATTGCCAACCTTTGGGGAGAATCTGAAATCAACAAAGCAATTGAAGAATTTCAGTTAGTCATCAAGAAGGATGGTAGTGATTTGGACAGCCAATGGTCGGAACTCCTTGAGGAACCACACTCTAGAG TTGCATTAATTGGAG ATGGTGCTCTGGCAAGCTTGTTGGTTGGAGTTACAAACTTTGCAG GTGCACTCTGTGCATCGTACTTAATGGATAAGGAAGGAAGGCAGAAGCTTCTAATTGGAAGTTACTTGGGAATG GCAATTTCAATGTTACTCGTAGTGGGTGCTATCAGTTTACCATTAGATGAAGATTTCAGCCACAACTTATCAATTCTTGGAACTCTCTT TTACATTTTCATGTTTGCAATTGGAGCTGGCCCAGTAACTGGTCTTGTTATACCAGAGATCAGCAGCAACAGGACTCGTGGGAAGATCATGGGCTTTAGTTTCTCTGTTCACTGG TCTCTACCTTTTGCTGGAAAATTTAGTAGgatcagaaaagaaaag GTTTGTAATTTCTTGGTGGGTCTATTCTTCCTTGACTTAGTGGAGACATTTGGAGTTGCTCCAGTTTATGCTGGTTTTGGTGGTGTCTCCCTATTGTCAGCATTGTTTGCTTATTACTTCATAGTAGAAACCAAGGGACGCTCCCTTGAAGAAATAGAAATGTCTCTAAACGCCAATTCTACGCCTGGGAACAAGTGA
- the LOC102616741 gene encoding probable plastidic glucose transporter 1 isoform X1 — MRVATVLHHPVRPVPSYRSTLFTPSPPKMKTLRFSFSHRSTKFKVLAAKKQLPELRSWKQKQDGENLLSRDQKAEAGFDLGWLPAFPHVLIASMSNFLFGYHIGVMNGPIVSIAKELGFEGNPILEGLVVSIFIAGAFVGSISSGSLADKLGCRRTFQIDTIPLILGAIISAQAHSLDEMLWGRFLVGLGIGVNTVLVPIYISEVAPTKYRGSLGTLCQVGTCLGIITSLFLGIPAEDDPHWWRTMLYIASLPGFILALGMQFTVESPRWLCKGGMLNDAKAVIANLWGESEINKAIEEFQLVIKKDGSDLDSQWSELLEEPHSRVALIGGALFLLQQFAGINGVLYFSSLTFQDVGITDGALASLLVGVTNFAGALCASYLMDKEGRQKLLIGSYLGMAISMLLVVGAISLPLDEDFSHNLSILGTLFYIFMFAIGAGPVTGLVIPEISSNRTRGKIMGFSFSVHWSLPFAGKFSRIRKEKVCNFLVGLFFLDLVETFGVAPVYAGFGGVSLLSALFAYYFIVETKGRSLEEIEMSLNANSTPGNK, encoded by the exons ATGCGTGTGGCTACCGTACTTCATCATCCTGTTCGTCCGGTTCCGTCGTACCGGTCGACTCTCTTCACACCTTCCCCTCCCAAAATGAAAACGCTGCGTTTTAGCTTTTCGCATCGGTCGACTAAGTTCAAAGTTTTGGCAGCAAAGAAGCAACTTCCCGAGTTACGGAGTTGGAAGCAAAAGCAAG ATGgtgaaaatttgttatcacGTGATCAGAAGGCTGAAGCAGGCTTTGATTTGGGATGGTTACCTGCTTTTCCTCACGTATTAATTGCTTCAATGTCCAATTTTCTCTTTGGTTATCACATAGG GGTAATGAATGGTCCTATTGTTTCAATTGCCAAAGAGCTTGGTTTTGAAGGAAATCCTATTCTTGAGGGGCTTGTGGTGAGCATTTTTATAGCGGGTGCATTTGTTGGAAGCATAAGCTCAGGTTCTCTTGCAGATAAGCTCGGTTGTCGCCGCACTTTCCAGATTGACACCATACCATTGATTCTTGGTGCAATCATAAG TGCACAAGCCCACTCCTTGGATGAAATGCTTTGGGGAAGATTTCTTGTTGGCCTTGGTATTGGTGTAAACACTGTTCTGGTTCCAATTTATATTTCTGAG GTTGCTCCAACAAAATACAGGGGGTCACTTGGAACCTTGTGTCAGGTTGGTACATGCCTTGGGATTATTACTTCTCTGTTTCTGGGAATACCCGCAGAAGATGATCCACATTG GTGGAGGACAATGCTGTATATCGCAAGTCTTCCTGGTTTTATTCTTGCACTCGGTATGCAGTTCACTGTGGAAAGTCCCCGCTGGCTATGTAAA GGAGGGATGTTGAATGATGCCAAAGCTGTTATTGCCAACCTTTGGGGAGAATCTGAAATCAACAAAGCAATTGAAGAATTTCAGTTAGTCATCAAGAAGGATGGTAGTGATTTGGACAGCCAATGGTCGGAACTCCTTGAGGAACCACACTCTAGAG TTGCATTAATTGGAGGTGCACTTTTTCTACTTCAACAGTTTGCAGGCATAAATGGGGTACTTTATTTTTCGTCATTGACTTTTCAAGATGTTGGAATTACAGATGGTGCTCTGGCAAGCTTGTTGGTTGGAGTTACAAACTTTGCAG GTGCACTCTGTGCATCGTACTTAATGGATAAGGAAGGAAGGCAGAAGCTTCTAATTGGAAGTTACTTGGGAATG GCAATTTCAATGTTACTCGTAGTGGGTGCTATCAGTTTACCATTAGATGAAGATTTCAGCCACAACTTATCAATTCTTGGAACTCTCTT TTACATTTTCATGTTTGCAATTGGAGCTGGCCCAGTAACTGGTCTTGTTATACCAGAGATCAGCAGCAACAGGACTCGTGGGAAGATCATGGGCTTTAGTTTCTCTGTTCACTGG TCTCTACCTTTTGCTGGAAAATTTAGTAGgatcagaaaagaaaag GTTTGTAATTTCTTGGTGGGTCTATTCTTCCTTGACTTAGTGGAGACATTTGGAGTTGCTCCAGTTTATGCTGGTTTTGGTGGTGTCTCCCTATTGTCAGCATTGTTTGCTTATTACTTCATAGTAGAAACCAAGGGACGCTCCCTTGAAGAAATAGAAATGTCTCTAAACGCCAATTCTACGCCTGGGAACAAGTGA
- the LOC102616741 gene encoding probable plastidic glucose transporter 1 isoform X2 codes for MRVATVLHHPVRPVPSYRSTLFTPSPPKMKTLRFSFSHRSTKFKVLAAKKQLPELRSWKQKQDGENLLSRDQKAEAGFDLGWLPAFPHVLIASMSNFLFGYHIGVMNGPIVSIAKELGFEGNPILEGLVVSIFIAGAFVGSISSGSLADKLGCRRTFQIDTIPLILGAIISAQAHSLDEMLWGRFLVGLGIGVNTVLVPIYISEVAPTKYRGSLGTLCQVGTCLGIITSLFLGIPAEDDPHWWRTMLYIASLPGFILALGMQFTVESPRWLCKGGMLNDAKAVIANLWGESEINKAIEEFQLVIKKDGSDLDSQWSELLEEPHSRVALIGGALFLLQQFAGINGVLYFSSLTFQDVGITDGALASLLVGVTNFAGALCASYLMDKEGRQKLLIGSYLGMAISMLLVVGAISLPLDEDFSHNLSILGTLFYIFMFAIGAGPVTGLVIPEISSNRTRGKIMGFSFSVHWVCNFLVGLFFLDLVETFGVAPVYAGFGGVSLLSALFAYYFIVETKGRSLEEIEMSLNANSTPGNK; via the exons ATGCGTGTGGCTACCGTACTTCATCATCCTGTTCGTCCGGTTCCGTCGTACCGGTCGACTCTCTTCACACCTTCCCCTCCCAAAATGAAAACGCTGCGTTTTAGCTTTTCGCATCGGTCGACTAAGTTCAAAGTTTTGGCAGCAAAGAAGCAACTTCCCGAGTTACGGAGTTGGAAGCAAAAGCAAG ATGgtgaaaatttgttatcacGTGATCAGAAGGCTGAAGCAGGCTTTGATTTGGGATGGTTACCTGCTTTTCCTCACGTATTAATTGCTTCAATGTCCAATTTTCTCTTTGGTTATCACATAGG GGTAATGAATGGTCCTATTGTTTCAATTGCCAAAGAGCTTGGTTTTGAAGGAAATCCTATTCTTGAGGGGCTTGTGGTGAGCATTTTTATAGCGGGTGCATTTGTTGGAAGCATAAGCTCAGGTTCTCTTGCAGATAAGCTCGGTTGTCGCCGCACTTTCCAGATTGACACCATACCATTGATTCTTGGTGCAATCATAAG TGCACAAGCCCACTCCTTGGATGAAATGCTTTGGGGAAGATTTCTTGTTGGCCTTGGTATTGGTGTAAACACTGTTCTGGTTCCAATTTATATTTCTGAG GTTGCTCCAACAAAATACAGGGGGTCACTTGGAACCTTGTGTCAGGTTGGTACATGCCTTGGGATTATTACTTCTCTGTTTCTGGGAATACCCGCAGAAGATGATCCACATTG GTGGAGGACAATGCTGTATATCGCAAGTCTTCCTGGTTTTATTCTTGCACTCGGTATGCAGTTCACTGTGGAAAGTCCCCGCTGGCTATGTAAA GGAGGGATGTTGAATGATGCCAAAGCTGTTATTGCCAACCTTTGGGGAGAATCTGAAATCAACAAAGCAATTGAAGAATTTCAGTTAGTCATCAAGAAGGATGGTAGTGATTTGGACAGCCAATGGTCGGAACTCCTTGAGGAACCACACTCTAGAG TTGCATTAATTGGAGGTGCACTTTTTCTACTTCAACAGTTTGCAGGCATAAATGGGGTACTTTATTTTTCGTCATTGACTTTTCAAGATGTTGGAATTACAGATGGTGCTCTGGCAAGCTTGTTGGTTGGAGTTACAAACTTTGCAG GTGCACTCTGTGCATCGTACTTAATGGATAAGGAAGGAAGGCAGAAGCTTCTAATTGGAAGTTACTTGGGAATG GCAATTTCAATGTTACTCGTAGTGGGTGCTATCAGTTTACCATTAGATGAAGATTTCAGCCACAACTTATCAATTCTTGGAACTCTCTT TTACATTTTCATGTTTGCAATTGGAGCTGGCCCAGTAACTGGTCTTGTTATACCAGAGATCAGCAGCAACAGGACTCGTGGGAAGATCATGGGCTTTAGTTTCTCTGTTCACTGG GTTTGTAATTTCTTGGTGGGTCTATTCTTCCTTGACTTAGTGGAGACATTTGGAGTTGCTCCAGTTTATGCTGGTTTTGGTGGTGTCTCCCTATTGTCAGCATTGTTTGCTTATTACTTCATAGTAGAAACCAAGGGACGCTCCCTTGAAGAAATAGAAATGTCTCTAAACGCCAATTCTACGCCTGGGAACAAGTGA
- the LOC102616741 gene encoding probable plastidic glucose transporter 1 isoform X5 — MSNFLFGYHIGVMNGPIVSIAKELGFEGNPILEGLVVSIFIAGAFVGSISSGSLADKLGCRRTFQIDTIPLILGAIISAQAHSLDEMLWGRFLVGLGIGVNTVLVPIYISEVAPTKYRGSLGTLCQVGTCLGIITSLFLGIPAEDDPHWWRTMLYIASLPGFILALGMQFTVESPRWLCKGGMLNDAKAVIANLWGESEINKAIEEFQLVIKKDGSDLDSQWSELLEEPHSRVALIGGALFLLQQFAGINGVLYFSSLTFQDVGITDGALASLLVGVTNFAGALCASYLMDKEGRQKLLIGSYLGMAISMLLVVGAISLPLDEDFSHNLSILGTLFYIFMFAIGAGPVTGLVIPEISSNRTRGKIMGFSFSVHWSLPFAGKFSRIRKEKVCNFLVGLFFLDLVETFGVAPVYAGFGGVSLLSALFAYYFIVETKGRSLEEIEMSLNANSTPGNK; from the exons ATGTCCAATTTTCTCTTTGGTTATCACATAGG GGTAATGAATGGTCCTATTGTTTCAATTGCCAAAGAGCTTGGTTTTGAAGGAAATCCTATTCTTGAGGGGCTTGTGGTGAGCATTTTTATAGCGGGTGCATTTGTTGGAAGCATAAGCTCAGGTTCTCTTGCAGATAAGCTCGGTTGTCGCCGCACTTTCCAGATTGACACCATACCATTGATTCTTGGTGCAATCATAAG TGCACAAGCCCACTCCTTGGATGAAATGCTTTGGGGAAGATTTCTTGTTGGCCTTGGTATTGGTGTAAACACTGTTCTGGTTCCAATTTATATTTCTGAG GTTGCTCCAACAAAATACAGGGGGTCACTTGGAACCTTGTGTCAGGTTGGTACATGCCTTGGGATTATTACTTCTCTGTTTCTGGGAATACCCGCAGAAGATGATCCACATTG GTGGAGGACAATGCTGTATATCGCAAGTCTTCCTGGTTTTATTCTTGCACTCGGTATGCAGTTCACTGTGGAAAGTCCCCGCTGGCTATGTAAA GGAGGGATGTTGAATGATGCCAAAGCTGTTATTGCCAACCTTTGGGGAGAATCTGAAATCAACAAAGCAATTGAAGAATTTCAGTTAGTCATCAAGAAGGATGGTAGTGATTTGGACAGCCAATGGTCGGAACTCCTTGAGGAACCACACTCTAGAG TTGCATTAATTGGAGGTGCACTTTTTCTACTTCAACAGTTTGCAGGCATAAATGGGGTACTTTATTTTTCGTCATTGACTTTTCAAGATGTTGGAATTACAGATGGTGCTCTGGCAAGCTTGTTGGTTGGAGTTACAAACTTTGCAG GTGCACTCTGTGCATCGTACTTAATGGATAAGGAAGGAAGGCAGAAGCTTCTAATTGGAAGTTACTTGGGAATG GCAATTTCAATGTTACTCGTAGTGGGTGCTATCAGTTTACCATTAGATGAAGATTTCAGCCACAACTTATCAATTCTTGGAACTCTCTT TTACATTTTCATGTTTGCAATTGGAGCTGGCCCAGTAACTGGTCTTGTTATACCAGAGATCAGCAGCAACAGGACTCGTGGGAAGATCATGGGCTTTAGTTTCTCTGTTCACTGG TCTCTACCTTTTGCTGGAAAATTTAGTAGgatcagaaaagaaaag GTTTGTAATTTCTTGGTGGGTCTATTCTTCCTTGACTTAGTGGAGACATTTGGAGTTGCTCCAGTTTATGCTGGTTTTGGTGGTGTCTCCCTATTGTCAGCATTGTTTGCTTATTACTTCATAGTAGAAACCAAGGGACGCTCCCTTGAAGAAATAGAAATGTCTCTAAACGCCAATTCTACGCCTGGGAACAAGTGA
- the LOC102616741 gene encoding probable plastidic glucose transporter 1 isoform X7, with translation MSNFLFGYHIGVMNGPIVSIAKELGFEGNPILEGLVVSIFIAGAFVGSISSGSLADKLGCRRTFQIDTIPLILGAIISAQAHSLDEMLWGRFLVGLGIGVNTVLVPIYISEVAPTKYRGSLGTLCQVGTCLGIITSLFLGIPAEDDPHWWRTMLYIASLPGFILALGMQFTVESPRWLCKGGMLNDAKAVIANLWGESEINKAIEEFQLVIKKDGSDLDSQWSELLEEPHSRVALIGGALFLLQQFAGINGVLYFSSLTFQDVGITDGALASLLVGVTNFAGALCASYLMDKEGRQKLLIGSYLGMAISMLLVVGAISLPLDEDFSHNLSILGTLFYIFMFAIGAGPVTGLVIPEISSNRTRGKIMGFSFSVHWVCNFLVGLFFLDLVETFGVAPVYAGFGGVSLLSALFAYYFIVETKGRSLEEIEMSLNANSTPGNK, from the exons ATGTCCAATTTTCTCTTTGGTTATCACATAGG GGTAATGAATGGTCCTATTGTTTCAATTGCCAAAGAGCTTGGTTTTGAAGGAAATCCTATTCTTGAGGGGCTTGTGGTGAGCATTTTTATAGCGGGTGCATTTGTTGGAAGCATAAGCTCAGGTTCTCTTGCAGATAAGCTCGGTTGTCGCCGCACTTTCCAGATTGACACCATACCATTGATTCTTGGTGCAATCATAAG TGCACAAGCCCACTCCTTGGATGAAATGCTTTGGGGAAGATTTCTTGTTGGCCTTGGTATTGGTGTAAACACTGTTCTGGTTCCAATTTATATTTCTGAG GTTGCTCCAACAAAATACAGGGGGTCACTTGGAACCTTGTGTCAGGTTGGTACATGCCTTGGGATTATTACTTCTCTGTTTCTGGGAATACCCGCAGAAGATGATCCACATTG GTGGAGGACAATGCTGTATATCGCAAGTCTTCCTGGTTTTATTCTTGCACTCGGTATGCAGTTCACTGTGGAAAGTCCCCGCTGGCTATGTAAA GGAGGGATGTTGAATGATGCCAAAGCTGTTATTGCCAACCTTTGGGGAGAATCTGAAATCAACAAAGCAATTGAAGAATTTCAGTTAGTCATCAAGAAGGATGGTAGTGATTTGGACAGCCAATGGTCGGAACTCCTTGAGGAACCACACTCTAGAG TTGCATTAATTGGAGGTGCACTTTTTCTACTTCAACAGTTTGCAGGCATAAATGGGGTACTTTATTTTTCGTCATTGACTTTTCAAGATGTTGGAATTACAGATGGTGCTCTGGCAAGCTTGTTGGTTGGAGTTACAAACTTTGCAG GTGCACTCTGTGCATCGTACTTAATGGATAAGGAAGGAAGGCAGAAGCTTCTAATTGGAAGTTACTTGGGAATG GCAATTTCAATGTTACTCGTAGTGGGTGCTATCAGTTTACCATTAGATGAAGATTTCAGCCACAACTTATCAATTCTTGGAACTCTCTT TTACATTTTCATGTTTGCAATTGGAGCTGGCCCAGTAACTGGTCTTGTTATACCAGAGATCAGCAGCAACAGGACTCGTGGGAAGATCATGGGCTTTAGTTTCTCTGTTCACTGG GTTTGTAATTTCTTGGTGGGTCTATTCTTCCTTGACTTAGTGGAGACATTTGGAGTTGCTCCAGTTTATGCTGGTTTTGGTGGTGTCTCCCTATTGTCAGCATTGTTTGCTTATTACTTCATAGTAGAAACCAAGGGACGCTCCCTTGAAGAAATAGAAATGTCTCTAAACGCCAATTCTACGCCTGGGAACAAGTGA
- the LOC102616741 gene encoding probable plastidic glucose transporter 1 isoform X6, with translation MNGPIVSIAKELGFEGNPILEGLVVSIFIAGAFVGSISSGSLADKLGCRRTFQIDTIPLILGAIISAQAHSLDEMLWGRFLVGLGIGVNTVLVPIYISEVAPTKYRGSLGTLCQVGTCLGIITSLFLGIPAEDDPHWWRTMLYIASLPGFILALGMQFTVESPRWLCKGGMLNDAKAVIANLWGESEINKAIEEFQLVIKKDGSDLDSQWSELLEEPHSRVALIGGALFLLQQFAGINGVLYFSSLTFQDVGITDGALASLLVGVTNFAGALCASYLMDKEGRQKLLIGSYLGMAISMLLVVGAISLPLDEDFSHNLSILGTLFYIFMFAIGAGPVTGLVIPEISSNRTRGKIMGFSFSVHWSLPFAGKFSRIRKEKVCNFLVGLFFLDLVETFGVAPVYAGFGGVSLLSALFAYYFIVETKGRSLEEIEMSLNANSTPGNK, from the exons ATGAATGGTCCTATTGTTTCAATTGCCAAAGAGCTTGGTTTTGAAGGAAATCCTATTCTTGAGGGGCTTGTGGTGAGCATTTTTATAGCGGGTGCATTTGTTGGAAGCATAAGCTCAGGTTCTCTTGCAGATAAGCTCGGTTGTCGCCGCACTTTCCAGATTGACACCATACCATTGATTCTTGGTGCAATCATAAG TGCACAAGCCCACTCCTTGGATGAAATGCTTTGGGGAAGATTTCTTGTTGGCCTTGGTATTGGTGTAAACACTGTTCTGGTTCCAATTTATATTTCTGAG GTTGCTCCAACAAAATACAGGGGGTCACTTGGAACCTTGTGTCAGGTTGGTACATGCCTTGGGATTATTACTTCTCTGTTTCTGGGAATACCCGCAGAAGATGATCCACATTG GTGGAGGACAATGCTGTATATCGCAAGTCTTCCTGGTTTTATTCTTGCACTCGGTATGCAGTTCACTGTGGAAAGTCCCCGCTGGCTATGTAAA GGAGGGATGTTGAATGATGCCAAAGCTGTTATTGCCAACCTTTGGGGAGAATCTGAAATCAACAAAGCAATTGAAGAATTTCAGTTAGTCATCAAGAAGGATGGTAGTGATTTGGACAGCCAATGGTCGGAACTCCTTGAGGAACCACACTCTAGAG TTGCATTAATTGGAGGTGCACTTTTTCTACTTCAACAGTTTGCAGGCATAAATGGGGTACTTTATTTTTCGTCATTGACTTTTCAAGATGTTGGAATTACAGATGGTGCTCTGGCAAGCTTGTTGGTTGGAGTTACAAACTTTGCAG GTGCACTCTGTGCATCGTACTTAATGGATAAGGAAGGAAGGCAGAAGCTTCTAATTGGAAGTTACTTGGGAATG GCAATTTCAATGTTACTCGTAGTGGGTGCTATCAGTTTACCATTAGATGAAGATTTCAGCCACAACTTATCAATTCTTGGAACTCTCTT TTACATTTTCATGTTTGCAATTGGAGCTGGCCCAGTAACTGGTCTTGTTATACCAGAGATCAGCAGCAACAGGACTCGTGGGAAGATCATGGGCTTTAGTTTCTCTGTTCACTGG TCTCTACCTTTTGCTGGAAAATTTAGTAGgatcagaaaagaaaag GTTTGTAATTTCTTGGTGGGTCTATTCTTCCTTGACTTAGTGGAGACATTTGGAGTTGCTCCAGTTTATGCTGGTTTTGGTGGTGTCTCCCTATTGTCAGCATTGTTTGCTTATTACTTCATAGTAGAAACCAAGGGACGCTCCCTTGAAGAAATAGAAATGTCTCTAAACGCCAATTCTACGCCTGGGAACAAGTGA